One region of Flavobacterium pisciphilum genomic DNA includes:
- a CDS encoding chromate resistance protein ChrB domain-containing protein, whose amino-acid sequence MKWITRERPKIDRLACPWLIKTFVDKQAEFIYVPFSEVLDKSKELDAIPFDIPEVEFTHYNEQSTFDYIVKKYKIDDPAILIMAGIIRGADTDRHDIAKESAGLWAISAGLSYNIADDHKLLETGMVIYDALYSWATHLHKQSHLQNSPFENLLHDVYNKFLKDKKTNDKKTPVWVKDLKGIIQDQIDTQFTFDLKKISNDLELNPSYLSREFSKYFEDLNFGDYVRKLRIEKAISLIQNSNYSLTEIAYMTGFSDQSHFTRIFKQSTGKNPSSYRKNTRKSNLDTKGK is encoded by the coding sequence ATGAAATGGATTACAAGAGAAAGACCAAAAATTGATCGATTGGCCTGTCCATGGCTGATAAAGACTTTTGTAGACAAGCAAGCTGAATTTATTTATGTCCCTTTTAGTGAGGTTCTTGATAAATCAAAAGAACTCGATGCCATTCCGTTTGATATTCCTGAGGTAGAATTTACGCATTATAATGAACAAAGCACTTTTGATTACATCGTAAAAAAATATAAAATTGATGACCCTGCCATTTTAATTATGGCAGGTATTATCCGTGGAGCTGACACAGACCGTCATGATATTGCAAAAGAATCAGCAGGACTATGGGCTATTTCAGCGGGGCTTTCCTATAACATTGCCGACGATCACAAACTTTTGGAAACAGGGATGGTAATTTATGATGCCTTGTACAGCTGGGCTACACATTTACACAAGCAAAGCCATTTACAAAACAGTCCTTTTGAAAACTTGTTGCATGATGTTTACAATAAATTTTTGAAGGATAAAAAAACAAATGATAAAAAAACACCAGTTTGGGTTAAAGATTTGAAGGGAATTATACAGGATCAAATCGATACTCAATTTACTTTTGATCTAAAAAAAATTTCTAATGATTTGGAACTTAATCCATCTTATTTATCAAGAGAATTCTCTAAGTACTTTGAAGATCTAAATTTCGGGGATTACGTTCGGAAATTGAGAATTGAAAAGGCAATCTCGCTTATTCAGAATTCCAACTACTCACTTACAGAAATTGCATATATGACTGGTTTTTCAGATCAAAGTCATTTTACAAGAATATTCAAGCAAAGTACGGGGAAAAATCCTTCTTCTTATAGAAAAAATACAAGAAAAAGTAATCTAGATACAAAAGGTAAATAG
- a CDS encoding O-methyltransferase, whose amino-acid sequence MLFQIKSYLKFLWNSKNEHAVHSPFVFNLLTKCFYDRKTKPEYAILSAYRKSFLQNKNTIEVTDFGAGSRVFKSNTRQIAKIAKTAGISPKRARLLFRITAYFKPDSILEIGTSLGLATSALALGNPKAKVTTLEGCPETAAVAKKGLQQFNCDNVESVVTEFGSYFKELQRELKTATQKFDFIYFDGNHSKKATLDYFELLLPTITNDTVWIFDDIHWSSEMEEAWEIIQNHPEVKVTIDTFQWGFVFFRREQEKEHFTIRT is encoded by the coding sequence ATGTTATTTCAAATAAAATCATATCTAAAATTCCTTTGGAACTCCAAAAACGAACACGCTGTGCATTCGCCCTTTGTGTTTAATTTACTAACGAAATGTTTTTATGACAGAAAAACAAAGCCTGAATACGCTATTTTAAGCGCTTATCGAAAGTCATTTTTGCAAAACAAGAACACAATCGAAGTAACTGATTTTGGTGCAGGATCAAGGGTCTTTAAAAGCAACACGAGACAAATCGCTAAAATTGCTAAAACAGCTGGGATTTCTCCAAAAAGAGCCCGCTTATTATTCCGGATTACAGCTTACTTCAAACCAGATAGTATCTTAGAAATCGGAACATCATTAGGACTGGCGACTTCTGCCCTAGCCTTAGGAAATCCTAAAGCAAAAGTCACAACACTCGAAGGTTGTCCTGAAACAGCCGCAGTTGCTAAAAAAGGATTGCAACAATTTAATTGTGATAATGTAGAATCGGTTGTAACAGAATTTGGAAGTTATTTCAAAGAGCTTCAGAGAGAGCTAAAAACTGCCACTCAAAAGTTTGATTTCATCTACTTTGATGGAAATCATTCTAAAAAAGCAACTTTAGATTATTTTGAACTTTTACTTCCAACAATTACTAACGATACCGTTTGGATTTTTGATGATATTCATTGGTCATCTGAAATGGAAGAAGCTTGGGAGATAATACAAAATCATCCAGAAGTAAAAGTCACTATTGACACCTTTCAATGGGGATTCGTATTCTTTCGTCGCGAACAAGAAAAAGAGCATTTTACAATTAGGACATAA
- a CDS encoding chromate transporter — translation MNEEQKYTLKELVVYFLKLGTIGFGGPVALVGYMHKDLVENRKWISEEEYKEGLALAQLAPGPLAAQLGIYLGFVHYRILGATLVGFAFVLPSFVMVVLLGMIYKLYGGLNWIQAVFYGVGAAVIGIIALSSYKLTLKSVGKFNLESFKSKWILWLFFILAVIVTYWTEQEQVLLFIAAGLLYMIVKAPPKWWNDKTVNSIVLFQFAFWNYESTTLMKIAIFFTKAGTFVFGSGLAIVPFLHSGVVVENQWLTEQQFLDSVAVAMITPGPVVITVGFIGYLVNGFMGALVAALATFLPCYLFTIAMAPSFKKIAQNRPVKAFVEGITAAVIGALVGSVVVIASRSIIDLPTTIIAILTVFALLYIKKIQEPHIIAMAAILGIIIKLVIL, via the coding sequence ATGAACGAAGAACAAAAATATACCTTAAAAGAATTAGTTGTTTATTTTTTAAAATTAGGAACAATAGGCTTTGGTGGTCCTGTAGCCCTAGTGGGTTATATGCATAAAGATTTAGTGGAAAATCGCAAGTGGATTTCTGAAGAAGAATACAAAGAAGGTTTGGCACTGGCTCAATTGGCACCAGGCCCGCTGGCAGCTCAATTGGGAATATATCTAGGATTTGTACATTACAGAATTCTTGGTGCTACCTTAGTAGGTTTTGCCTTTGTACTACCATCCTTTGTAATGGTAGTGTTATTGGGAATGATCTACAAATTATATGGCGGCTTAAACTGGATACAAGCCGTTTTTTACGGTGTGGGTGCTGCTGTTATCGGAATTATAGCGCTGAGTTCCTACAAGCTCACATTAAAATCTGTTGGAAAATTCAATCTGGAATCCTTCAAATCAAAATGGATCTTATGGCTGTTTTTTATACTGGCTGTAATTGTTACCTATTGGACTGAACAGGAACAGGTATTGTTATTTATAGCGGCAGGTCTTTTGTATATGATTGTCAAAGCACCCCCTAAATGGTGGAACGATAAAACGGTAAATTCGATAGTTTTATTTCAATTTGCATTTTGGAATTACGAAAGTACCACACTCATGAAAATTGCAATTTTCTTTACCAAAGCTGGAACTTTTGTTTTTGGTAGCGGACTAGCAATTGTTCCGTTCTTACATTCTGGCGTAGTGGTAGAAAATCAATGGTTAACAGAACAACAATTTTTGGATTCAGTTGCAGTAGCCATGATTACGCCAGGCCCTGTTGTGATAACAGTAGGGTTTATTGGGTATTTGGTTAATGGGTTTATGGGAGCTTTAGTAGCCGCTTTAGCAACATTTTTACCCTGCTATCTCTTTACAATTGCCATGGCACCATCTTTTAAAAAAATTGCACAAAATAGACCTGTCAAAGCATTTGTCGAAGGCATTACAGCTGCCGTTATTGGAGCTTTAGTGGGATCGGTGGTGGTCATTGCCTCCAGAAGTATAATAGATCTTCCCACAACAATAATAGCAATTCTGACAGTTTTTGCCTTACTTTATATAAAGAAAATTCAGGAACCCCATATTATTGCAATGGCTGCAATTTTGGGTATAATCATAAAACTAGTAATATTATGA
- a CDS encoding efflux RND transporter periplasmic adaptor subunit produces the protein MLVKNSVLIMIALLFLASCTKKKEEPQSDVPSIKNTTILTDAQIKNAGIQTGKIEQKQVSSTLKLNGKIDVPPQNLVSISVPMGGYLKSTKLLEGMFVTKGQVLCVVEDQQYIQLQEDYLLAKSKIGYAKAEFERQKELNQSKASSDKVYQQAQTEYNSLLVMVNSYGEKLKFAGINPNNISAKNISKSVNIYSPISGYVSKVNVNTGKYVNPSDILFEIVNPSDIHLALTVFEKDINKLVIGQSLVAYTNTDPDKKYACKIILIGKDFSQNRSTEMHCHFTNYDKTLLPGMYMNAVVELKNQQSNVLPSDAIVNFENKDFIFIAKADKQFEMREVTTGNSENGFTEITSNDLEDAAIVTKGAYSLLMKMKNIEE, from the coding sequence ATGCTGGTTAAAAACAGCGTACTTATTATGATAGCGCTATTATTTTTGGCTTCTTGTACAAAGAAAAAAGAAGAACCCCAAAGTGATGTTCCTTCAATTAAAAACACCACTATCCTTACAGATGCCCAGATAAAAAACGCGGGCATCCAAACAGGAAAAATAGAGCAAAAACAGGTTTCATCAACCTTAAAACTAAATGGTAAAATAGATGTGCCACCTCAAAACTTAGTATCCATAAGCGTACCTATGGGAGGGTATCTGAAAAGTACAAAACTCTTAGAGGGTATGTTTGTAACCAAAGGTCAGGTTTTATGTGTGGTGGAAGATCAGCAATACATACAACTCCAGGAAGATTATCTCTTAGCCAAATCAAAAATTGGCTATGCCAAGGCCGAATTTGAAAGACAAAAAGAACTCAATCAAAGTAAAGCCAGCAGTGATAAAGTATATCAGCAAGCGCAAACTGAATATAACTCACTTTTAGTAATGGTTAATTCCTATGGAGAGAAACTAAAATTTGCAGGTATAAACCCCAATAATATATCGGCTAAAAACATATCCAAAAGTGTTAATATCTATTCTCCAATAAGCGGTTACGTCTCCAAAGTAAATGTAAATACAGGGAAGTATGTAAACCCAAGTGATATTCTATTTGAAATAGTGAATCCCTCAGACATCCATCTGGCATTGACTGTTTTTGAAAAAGACATTAATAAACTGGTAATAGGACAATCATTAGTAGCCTACACCAATACTGATCCAGATAAAAAATATGCCTGTAAGATTATATTAATTGGTAAAGATTTTTCTCAAAATAGAAGTACTGAAATGCATTGTCATTTTACAAATTATGACAAAACACTTCTACCAGGTATGTACATGAATGCTGTAGTTGAACTCAAGAATCAACAATCTAATGTTTTACCATCTGATGCTATAGTAAACTTTGAAAATAAAGATTTTATTTTTATAGCCAAAGCAGATAAACAGTTTGAAATGAGAGAAGTAACAACAGGTAATTCAGAAAATGGTTTTACCGAGATAACTTCAAATGATTTAGAAGACGCAGCTATCGTAACAAAAGGGGCTTATTCTTTATTAATGAAAATGAAAAACATAGAAGAATAA
- a CDS encoding FKBP-type peptidyl-prolyl cis-trans isomerase: MKHLIPALLALTLFISCAKSKKTENTDTTIDYVAKNEQEIIDYVAKNKLNAHKTDSGLYYVINEPGTGTQPTPSSNVTVAYKGSFIDGKVFDESSAGISFGLDQVIKGWTEGIPYFKTGGTGILLVPAHLGYGNNDYSSIPGGSVLIFDIKLISVN, from the coding sequence ATGAAACACCTTATACCTGCACTATTAGCTTTGACACTTTTTATCTCTTGCGCTAAAAGTAAAAAAACAGAAAACACTGATACTACTATTGACTATGTAGCCAAAAACGAGCAAGAAATCATCGACTATGTAGCTAAAAATAAACTAAATGCACATAAAACTGATTCAGGTTTGTACTATGTAATTAACGAACCTGGAACAGGAACACAACCAACCCCATCTTCTAATGTAACCGTTGCTTACAAAGGTTCTTTTATTGATGGAAAAGTATTTGACGAAAGCAGTGCTGGAATTTCTTTTGGCTTAGATCAAGTTATAAAAGGATGGACAGAGGGTATTCCATATTTCAAAACAGGAGGCACAGGAATTCTTTTAGTCCCTGCCCATTTAGGATACGGTAACAATGATTATAGCTCTATTCCTGGAGGTTCAGTGCTTATTTTTGACATTAAATTAATTTCAGTAAATTAG
- a CDS encoding DUF6565 domain-containing protein, whose amino-acid sequence MKNTQLLFGLAFVAMGFISCKDEKAAKAEKTIDSYVVYVDSVKNVTAENAKTNWEAIENGYATRMGKAEMALTDIKENAKVKERFEASKAKYEVFKAEMTALNTPSKIQKMRDALFGEGKIGEDMNFDWVNAKNIHSVYQQFVRTVENNKESYSREDWDKIKMMYEALDSRKNTVEKEGLTPEDNRKIAGLKMKFAPMYTLNRMGAKSEETAEAKK is encoded by the coding sequence ATGAAAAATACACAATTATTATTCGGACTAGCATTTGTTGCCATGGGATTTATCTCATGTAAAGATGAAAAAGCAGCAAAAGCTGAAAAAACTATTGATTCTTATGTAGTATATGTAGACTCAGTAAAAAATGTAACTGCAGAAAATGCGAAAACCAATTGGGAAGCAATTGAAAATGGATATGCAACACGAATGGGAAAAGCTGAAATGGCTTTGACTGATATTAAAGAGAATGCTAAAGTGAAAGAAAGATTTGAAGCAAGCAAAGCTAAATATGAAGTTTTTAAAGCTGAAATGACCGCTCTTAATACACCAAGTAAAATACAAAAAATGCGTGATGCTTTATTTGGAGAAGGAAAAATAGGGGAGGATATGAATTTTGATTGGGTAAACGCCAAAAATATTCATAGTGTTTATCAACAATTTGTGCGTACAGTTGAAAATAATAAAGAGAGCTATTCTCGTGAAGATTGGGATAAGATTAAAATGATGTACGAGGCACTCGATAGTCGTAAGAATACAGTAGAAAAAGAGGGGCTTACGCCTGAAGATAATAGAAAAATTGCTGGGTTGAAAATGAAATTTGCACCAATGTATACATTGAATAGAATGGGAGCAAAATCAGAAGAAACTGCAGAAGCTAAAAAGTAA
- a CDS encoding GNAT family N-acetyltransferase yields MKIEIQPYNDIFKEQMIQVWESSVRATHDFLIPSDIDYYKKIVSAIDFNSFQVFCLTEVDTLHGFIGIADNKIEMLFLAPERIGKGLGKTLINFAINELGANKVDVNEQNQNAANFYTKFGFVTYARADKDDEGKDYPILKMKLETNK; encoded by the coding sequence ATGAAAATTGAAATACAACCTTACAATGATATATTTAAAGAACAGATGATTCAGGTTTGGGAAAGCTCTGTTCGTGCTACACATGATTTTCTTATCCCTTCAGATATTGATTATTACAAAAAAATTGTGTCAGCTATCGACTTTAACTCTTTTCAAGTATTTTGTTTAACTGAAGTAGATACACTTCATGGCTTTATTGGTATTGCAGACAATAAAATCGAGATGCTATTCTTAGCACCAGAACGCATAGGAAAAGGCCTTGGTAAAACACTAATCAATTTTGCTATCAATGAACTTGGAGCAAACAAAGTTGATGTAAACGAACAAAACCAAAATGCAGCTAACTTTTACACCAAATTTGGCTTTGTGACATACGCCAGAGCAGACAAGGATGATGAAGGAAAAGATTATCCAATATTAAAAATGAAACTGGAAACCAATAAATAG
- a CDS encoding superoxide dismutase, translating into MNRKDFLKSGTLLGAAALILPTENAFSKNLKDNSIDKLVDANGNYIQQTLPYNENFLEPYMDAETLHLHYTFHHGGAVKGANKDLQMIKKALDENNLETVDFWTKKLSYHFSSHILHSIFWTNLTNKSNLPTGNLLKRIEKSFGSFDRLKVLIAATSKNVDGNGWGVLAYQPYSDSLVVLQCENHEKLTQWGAIPILVIDVWEHAYYLKYKNKRTDFVDALFNIINWDNVALRLNDAENLMK; encoded by the coding sequence ATGAACAGAAAAGACTTTTTAAAATCAGGCACTCTCCTAGGTGCCGCTGCTTTGATACTTCCCACTGAGAATGCATTTTCAAAAAATTTAAAAGATAACTCAATTGATAAACTAGTGGATGCTAACGGAAATTATATTCAGCAAACTCTTCCTTATAATGAGAATTTCCTTGAACCTTATATGGATGCTGAAACTCTTCACCTACATTATACTTTCCATCATGGTGGTGCAGTAAAAGGTGCAAATAAAGATTTACAGATGATCAAAAAGGCATTGGATGAAAATAATCTTGAAACAGTTGATTTTTGGACAAAAAAGTTATCATACCATTTTTCTTCACATATCCTGCATTCTATTTTTTGGACCAATCTAACCAATAAAAGTAATTTGCCAACTGGGAATCTTTTAAAGCGCATCGAAAAAAGTTTTGGAAGTTTTGATAGATTAAAGGTTTTGATAGCCGCTACTTCAAAAAATGTAGATGGTAATGGATGGGGAGTTTTAGCTTACCAACCTTACAGTGATAGTCTGGTGGTTTTGCAATGTGAAAATCACGAAAAACTAACACAATGGGGAGCAATTCCTATTTTAGTAATTGATGTATGGGAACATGCGTATTATTTAAAATACAAAAACAAACGTACAGATTTTGTTGATGCACTTTTCAATATTATCAATTGGGATAATGTTGCATTACGCCTTAATGATGCCGAGAATTTAATGAAATAA
- a CDS encoding SDR family NAD(P)-dependent oxidoreductase: protein MTQEEMEIKNTITSEEIDRCIAVLAQLNTDTDQIFDIPKEQRIALIKEAGMFSRPDRGEFSRRVKDGKEAAKRKKEKKDKTARKETGIRHAREASIFVAPKLLAYNDLAHKEQLELETPRNCYVCKMGFTKMHHFYDTMCTDCGDFNYAKRFQTADVKGQVAVITGSRLKIGYHITLMLLRGGATVIATTRFPVDSALRFSKEEDFMEWGHRLKIHGLDLRHIPSVEIFCNFIEQKYERLDILINNAAQTVRRPAGFYTHLMENEERAISTLPKQAQELLLDHTNCLDELKVLTSGASSNQNMPVTWHGPEPGIGLRASAKLSQIPYSFDNALVANEVFPEGELDADLQQVDLRKTNSWRLRLGQIETTEMIEVQLVNSVAPFVLCNRLSEVMKKDNTGQKHIINVSAMEGKFHRFFKEDRHPHTNMAKAALNMLTHTSSGTLAKHGIFMNAVDTGWVTDEDPAELAKKKQELEDFQPPLDIVDGAARVMDPLFDGINTGKHWCGKFLKDYNPIPW, encoded by the coding sequence ATGACGCAGGAAGAAATGGAAATTAAGAATACAATAACTTCGGAAGAAATAGACCGCTGTATTGCTGTTTTAGCACAATTAAACACTGATACGGATCAAATATTTGATATTCCTAAAGAGCAAAGAATTGCTTTGATTAAAGAAGCAGGTATGTTTTCTAGACCTGATAGAGGTGAGTTTTCTCGAAGAGTTAAAGACGGAAAAGAAGCTGCTAAACGTAAAAAGGAAAAGAAGGATAAAACAGCCCGTAAAGAAACTGGAATTCGTCATGCCCGTGAGGCAAGTATATTTGTTGCGCCAAAATTATTGGCTTATAACGATCTTGCTCACAAGGAACAATTAGAACTAGAAACACCTAGAAATTGTTACGTATGTAAAATGGGATTTACCAAGATGCATCATTTTTATGATACTATGTGTACTGATTGTGGTGATTTTAATTATGCCAAACGCTTTCAAACGGCTGATGTAAAAGGACAAGTGGCTGTTATAACTGGTTCTCGTTTAAAAATAGGATACCATATTACGTTAATGCTTTTGCGTGGCGGAGCTACAGTTATTGCAACTACTCGTTTCCCAGTTGATTCAGCTTTACGATTTTCTAAAGAAGAAGATTTTATGGAATGGGGACATCGTTTAAAAATTCACGGATTGGATTTAAGACATATTCCTAGTGTGGAGATTTTTTGCAATTTTATTGAGCAAAAGTATGAGCGATTGGATATTCTTATCAATAATGCTGCTCAAACAGTAAGACGACCTGCTGGATTTTATACCCATTTAATGGAAAATGAAGAGCGTGCAATAAGTACTTTACCTAAACAAGCTCAAGAACTATTATTGGATCATACGAATTGTTTGGATGAATTAAAGGTATTGACTTCAGGAGCTTCTTCTAATCAAAATATGCCAGTAACTTGGCATGGACCTGAGCCTGGAATTGGATTGCGTGCTTCGGCTAAATTATCTCAGATTCCTTATTCTTTTGATAATGCACTTGTAGCAAATGAGGTTTTTCCTGAAGGTGAACTCGATGCTGATTTGCAGCAAGTAGATTTAAGAAAAACAAACAGTTGGCGTTTGCGATTGGGACAGATAGAGACTACTGAAATGATTGAAGTTCAGTTGGTAAATTCTGTTGCACCTTTTGTATTGTGCAATCGTCTTTCGGAAGTAATGAAGAAGGATAATACGGGACAAAAACACATTATAAATGTTTCGGCTATGGAAGGTAAGTTTCATCGATTTTTTAAAGAAGATCGGCATCCGCATACCAATATGGCTAAAGCTGCTCTTAATATGCTAACACATACCTCATCAGGAACCTTAGCAAAACATGGTATTTTTATGAATGCTGTAGATACAGGTTGGGTAACCGACGAAGATCCTGCTGAATTAGCTAAAAAGAAACAAGAACTTGAAGATTTTCAGCCACCATTAGACATTGTTGATGGAGCTGCAAGGGTTATGGATCCTTTATTCGACGGAATTAACACTGGTAAACATTGGTGCGGTAAATTCTTAAAAGATTACAACCCGATTCCTTGGTAG
- a CDS encoding ABC transporter ATP-binding protein translates to MANPLIKITNIKRNFVLGNEIVYVLKGIDLEINKGEYVALMGPSGSGKSTLMNLLGCLDTPTSGTYILNGKDVSQMKDDELAGIRNKEIGFVFQTFNLLPRTTALDNVALPMIYAGHSKSERIVRATEVLKQVNLEDRMDHQPNQLSGGQRQRVAIARALVNKPSIILADEPTGNLDSKTSVEIMKLFGDIHANGNTVILVTHEEDIAAYAHRVIRLRDGLIESDTKTTKEF, encoded by the coding sequence ATGGCAAATCCATTAATTAAAATAACTAATATTAAACGAAATTTTGTGCTTGGAAACGAAATTGTTTATGTCTTAAAAGGAATTGATTTAGAAATAAATAAAGGAGAGTATGTTGCTTTAATGGGACCATCAGGTTCAGGAAAATCAACATTAATGAATTTATTAGGATGTTTAGACACCCCTACTTCCGGAACGTACATCTTAAATGGAAAAGATGTAAGCCAGATGAAAGACGATGAATTAGCAGGAATTAGAAATAAAGAAATAGGCTTTGTTTTCCAAACATTTAATCTTTTACCTAGAACCACAGCCTTAGATAACGTAGCCTTACCGATGATTTATGCGGGACATTCTAAATCAGAGCGAATTGTTCGTGCTACCGAAGTACTAAAGCAAGTGAATCTTGAGGATAGAATGGATCACCAGCCCAATCAACTTTCAGGAGGACAACGCCAACGTGTTGCAATTGCAAGAGCATTAGTAAACAAACCATCGATAATTCTTGCCGATGAACCAACTGGAAATTTAGATAGTAAGACCTCTGTCGAAATCATGAAGTTATTTGGTGACATTCATGCCAATGGAAATACTGTAATTCTAGTAACACACGAAGAGGATATTGCTGCCTATGCGCATCGTGTTATTCGTTTGCGTGATGGACTTATTGAAAGCGACACAAAAACTACAAAAGAATTTTAG
- a CDS encoding ABC-F family ATP-binding cassette domain-containing protein yields MNYLSVENISKSFGERTLFDNISFGINKDQKIAFIAKNGSGKTTIMSIINGLEEPDTGQVVLRKGIRMAFLSQNNNLQDELTIEESIFASDNETLKVIEAYEKALENPEDEEAYQKAFDGMDQHNAWDFETQYKQILFKLKLENFKLKVKSLSGGQKKRLSLAIILINRPDLLILDEPTNHLDLEMIEWLESYFAKENITLFMVTHDRFFLERVCNEIIELDNGKLYQYKGNYSYYLEKKEERIASENSSVDKAQNLFVKELEWMRRQPKARTTKSKSRQDDFYVIKEKAQSRRRENKVELEINMERMGSKIIELHKISKKFKDHVILDNFSFDFQRGERIGIIGKNGTGKSTFLNLLTGTLPLDSGKVIVGETIKIGYYTQSGINPKPGQRVIDVIKEYGEYIPLMKGKIISASQLLERFLFDAKKQYDFVDRLSGGELKRLYLCTVLIQNPNFLILDEPTNDLDIVTLNVLESFLLDYPGCLLVVSHDRYFMDKIVDHLFIFRGQGVVEDFPGNYSDFRAYEDSADVAQKEENKAEKKDWKQNNPTGNLTFNEQKEYQKLEREIKDLEIDKTKIEQLFSDGKVADADIEKKANELQNIINKIDQKEERWFELSAKIEG; encoded by the coding sequence ATGAATTATTTATCTGTAGAAAACATATCCAAGTCATTTGGTGAAAGAACCTTATTTGACAACATCTCTTTTGGAATCAATAAGGACCAAAAAATTGCTTTCATTGCCAAAAATGGCTCTGGAAAAACAACTATTATGAGTATTATCAATGGTTTGGAAGAACCAGATACAGGTCAGGTAGTTTTAAGAAAAGGAATCAGAATGGCTTTTCTTTCGCAAAACAACAACTTACAAGACGAACTAACTATCGAAGAAAGCATTTTCGCTTCAGATAATGAAACGCTAAAAGTTATTGAAGCCTATGAAAAAGCATTAGAAAATCCAGAAGATGAAGAAGCGTATCAAAAGGCATTTGACGGAATGGACCAACACAATGCTTGGGATTTCGAAACACAATACAAGCAAATCCTTTTTAAATTAAAACTAGAAAACTTTAAACTAAAAGTAAAAAGTCTTTCAGGAGGTCAGAAAAAACGTTTATCATTAGCAATTATACTTATTAATCGTCCTGACTTATTGATTCTGGATGAGCCTACCAATCACTTAGATCTTGAAATGATCGAATGGTTAGAAAGTTATTTTGCCAAAGAAAATATCACATTGTTTATGGTAACACACGACCGTTTCTTCTTAGAGCGTGTTTGTAATGAAATCATAGAATTAGACAATGGGAAATTATACCAATACAAAGGAAATTACTCTTACTATTTAGAGAAAAAAGAAGAACGAATTGCTTCTGAAAATTCTAGTGTAGATAAAGCCCAAAACTTATTTGTAAAAGAATTAGAATGGATGCGTCGCCAGCCCAAAGCGAGAACAACAAAATCTAAATCTCGTCAGGATGACTTTTATGTAATTAAAGAAAAAGCACAAAGTCGTCGTCGCGAAAATAAAGTCGAGCTAGAAATTAATATGGAACGTATGGGAAGTAAGATTATCGAGCTTCACAAAATTTCTAAAAAATTCAAAGACCACGTTATTTTAGATAATTTCAGTTTCGATTTCCAACGCGGAGAACGTATTGGAATTATTGGTAAAAACGGAACTGGAAAATCAACTTTCCTTAATTTATTGACAGGGACACTTCCGCTAGATTCTGGAAAAGTTATCGTCGGTGAAACAATCAAAATTGGATATTACACTCAAAGCGGAATCAATCCAAAACCAGGACAACGTGTAATCGATGTTATAAAAGAATACGGAGAATACATTCCGTTGATGAAAGGAAAAATTATTTCGGCTTCACAATTATTAGAGCGTTTCCTTTTTGATGCAAAAAAACAATATGACTTTGTTGACAGATTAAGCGGTGGAGAATTAAAACGTTTGTATTTATGTACTGTTTTGATTCAGAATCCAAACTTCCTTATTCTGGATGAGCCTACAAACGATTTGGATATCGTAACATTAAACGTATTAGAGAGCTTCCTTTTGGATTACCCAGGATGCTTATTAGTAGTTTCACACGACCGTTACTTTATGGATAAAATTGTAGATCACTTATTCATTTTTAGAGGACAAGGAGTTGTTGAAGACTTCCCTGGAAACTACTCTGATTTTAGAGCTTATGAAGACAGTGCCGATGTAGCTCAAAAAGAAGAGAACAAAGCAGAAAAGAAAGACTGGAAACAAAACAATCCAACTGGAAACCTAACTTTCAATGAGCAAAAAGAGTATCAGAAACTAGAAAGAGAAATCAAAGATTTAGAAATCGACAAAACTAAAATTGAGCAATTATTCTCTGACGGAAAAGTGGCCGATGCTGATATTGAGAAAAAAGCCAATGAGTTGCAAAACATCATTAATAAAATAGACCAAAAGGAAGAACGCTGGTTTGAACTAAGCGCAAAGATTGAAGGGTAG